The Diospyros lotus cultivar Yz01 chromosome 15, ASM1463336v1, whole genome shotgun sequence genome has a window encoding:
- the LOC127791555 gene encoding uncharacterized protein LOC127791555 — protein sequence MGLRPDQLTSSLEPLYEFIGDAIISKGRIRLPLTIGELDLQATAIADFLIIDGPSAYNVIMGRPDMNDLDLVVSTKALTIKFSTPKGTGCVKGEQHSARHCYEEALKIGLKGKKINMVSGGEARVTNGQGISHDLDPCDVDCDRTASPTDELEDVIVSSLNVKRRLQVGKGLSLEVKSQLTKFLKANLDVFAWNHEDMVGIDSRILQHRLNINPNHKPVRQRRKPMMTERYAALKEEVDKLLASRFIREAQYSTWVANLVLVKKKNVKWRTCIDFTDLNKACLKDSFPLPRIDQLVGATADHQLLSSMDAY from the coding sequence ATGGGGTTAAGGCCGGACCAGCTGACATCCTCTCTGGAGCCACTATACGAGTTCATTGGCGATGCGATAATCTCGAAAGGGCGTATAAGGCTCCCATTAACAATTGGGGAATTAGACCTCCAGGCCACAGCAATAGCGGACTTCCTCATCATTGACGGTCCTTCCGCTTACAATGTCATTATGGGTAGGCCTGACATGAACGACCTGGACCTAGTTGTCTCAACCAAGGCCCTGACCATCAAATTCTCGACCCCTAAAGGGACCGGTTGTGTAAAGGGCGAGCAGCATTCGGCGAGACACTGTTACGAGGAAGCACTGAAAATAGGgcttaaaggaaaaaagataaatatggtTTCCGGAGGGGAGGCCCGAGTCACTAATGGCCAGGGAATCAGCCACGACCTGGATCCATGCGACGTGGATTGCGACCGAACCGCCAGCCCGACAGACGAGCTAGAAGATGTTATAGTCAGTAGCTTAAACGTTAAAAGGCGCCTCCAGGTGGGCAAAGGCCTCTCCCTCGAGGTAAAATCGCAACTGACCAAATTCCTTAAAGCAAATCTGGACGtgttcgcatggaaccacgaagatatggtgggaatagaTTCAAGGATATTGCAGCATCGGCTCAATATCAACCCCAACCATAAGCCGGTTCGTCAGAGGAGGAAGCCAATGATGACTGAGCGGTATGCGGCCTTGAAGGAAGAAGTAGACAAGCTCCTAGCCAGCAGATTTATCCGGGAAGCCCAATACTCGACATGGGTGGCAAACCTGGTcctggtgaagaagaagaatgtgaAGTGGAGAACTTGCATTGACTTCACAGACCTAAACAAAGCTTGCCTGAAAGACAGCTTCCCTCTGCCAAGAATTGACCAGCTCGTGGGTGCAACGGCCGACCACCAGCTTCTGAGCTCCATGGATGCCTATTAG
- the LOC127792495 gene encoding uncharacterized protein At4g26485-like, with protein MEGAIAMNDEKVQERWIRHYSSRHQILLVGEGNFSFAASLATAFGSARNMVATSLDSRELVEEKHPSARTNLQLLEQLGCTILHQVDATAMIRDPRLDSKLFDRIVFNFPHAGFTFKESDPSQIKLHKSVVKGFLRNAYEMLRKSGQVHITHKTSHPFSKWKVKKLAEGVGLKLAEEVEFYLYEYPGYINKRGHGSRSDETFPVGECSTFKFCKKLN; from the exons ATGGAAGGGGCCATTGCCATGAACGATGAGAAAGTACAAGAGAGGTGGATTCGGCACTACAGCAGCAGGCACCAGATCCTGCTAGTGGGCGAGGGAAATTTCTCATTCGCAGCTTCCTTAGCCACTGCATTCGGCTCTGCTCGCAACATGGTCGCTACCTCTTTGGACTCTCGAG AGCTGGTCGAGGAGAAGCACCCAAGTGCGAGAACTAATCTGCAGCTTCTGGAGCAGTTGGGCTGCACCATTTTGCACCAAGTGGATGCCACGGCGATGATAAGAGATCCCCGCCTTGATTCCAAGCTGTTCGATAGAATAGTTTTCAACTTCCCTCATGCAGGGTTCACTTTCAAAGAAAGCGATCCTTCCCAAATTAA GTTGCACAAGAGTGTAGTAAAGGGGTTTCTTAGGAATGCTTATGAGATGTTGAGAAAGAGTGGCCAAGTACACATAACCCACAAGACGTCTCACCCATTCAGTAAATGGAAAGTAAAAAAATTGGCAGAGGGTGTGGGACTGAAATTGGCTGAGGAAGTGGAGTTCTATTTATATGAATATCCAGGTTATATAAACAAGAGAGGTCACGGCAGTAGAAGCGACGAGACTTTCCCAGTTGGAGAATGCTCTACTTTCAAGTTCtgcaagaaattaaattaa
- the LOC127791554 gene encoding uncharacterized protein At4g26485-like, translating into MEGAVAVNDEKVQERWIQHYSSRHQILLVGEGNFSFAASLATAFGSARNMVATSLDSRDLVEEKHPSARTNLQLLEQLWCTILHQVDATAMIRDPRLDSKLFDRIVFNFPHAGFTFNESHPFQIKLHSSVVKGFLKNAYEMLRESGQVHITLKTSHPYNKWKIEDLAEDVGLNLAEKVEFSIYQYPGYRNKRGHGSRSDRNFPVRECSTFKFCK; encoded by the exons ATGGAAGGGGCCGTTGCCGTGAACGATGAGAAAGTACAAGAGAGGTGGATACAGCACTACAGCAGCAGGCACCAGATCCTGCTAGTGGGCGAGGGAAATTTCTCATTCGCAGCTTCCTTAGCCACTGCATTCGGCTCTGCTCGCAACATGGTCGCTACCTCTTTGGACTCTCGAG ATCTGGTCGAGGAGAAGCACCCAAGTGCGAGAACTAATCTGCAGCTTCTGGAGCAGTTGTGGTGCACCATTTTGCACCAAGTGGATGCCACGGCGATGATAAGAGATCCCCGCCTTGATTCCAAGCTGTTCGATAGAATAGTTTTCAACTTCCCTCATGCAGGGTTCACTTTCAACGAAAGTCATCCTTTCCAAATTAA GCTGCACAGCAGTGTAGTAAAAGGGTTTCTTAAGAATGCTTATGAGATGTTGAGAGAGAGTGGCCAAGTACACATAACCCTCAAGACGTCTCACCCATACAATAAATGGAAAATAGAAGATTTGGCAGAGGATGTGGGACTGAATTTGGCTGAGAAAGTGGAGTTCAGTATATATCAATATCCAGGCTATAGAAACAAGAGAGGCCATGGCAGTAGAAGCGACCGGAATTTCCCAGTTAGAGAATGCTCTACTTTCAAGTTCTGTAAGTAA